The stretch of DNA AGGCGCTCGGCGAAGCGTTTCTCGGCGTCTACTTGAAGGTCAAGCGCGCCGAGTACCGCCAGTTCATGGCCGAAGTCAGCGAACAGGACTGGCGCTGGTACTTGCACCAAGCCTGAGCCTTACCCCATCAAGAACAAGGAACACCCATGAACGCAGCATTGCACAACGGCCCGGCCCAGCGCGCGCCGTCCTATTACAGCGCCTCGCTGAACGACCATACCGAGTACCCGCAGCTCAAGGGCACGGTGCAGGTCGACGTGGCAATCATCGGCGGTGGTTTCACCGGTGTGGCCACTGCGGTGGAGCTGGCCGAGCGCGGCCTGAAGGTGGCGATCGTCGAGACCAACCGGATTGGCTGGGGCGCCAGCGGCCGCAACGGCGGCCAGGTCACCGGCAGCCTGTCGGGTGACGAAGCCATGCGCACGCAGATGCGCAACCACCTGGGCGCCGAGGTCGATGATTTCATCTGGCACCTGCGCTGGCGTGGGCACCAGGTCATCGAGCAACGGGTCGAGCGCTATGGCATCGATTGCGACCTCAAACGCGGCCATCTGCATGCCGCGATGAAACCTTCGCACATGGAGGAGCTGCGCAGCTTCCAGGCCGAGGCCGAACGCCGCGGCATGGGCGACCAGGTGCAACTGCTCGACCGCAACGGCGTCGCCGGGCACCTGCAGAGCCCGCTGTACCTGGGCGCACTAAAGAACCTGCGCAACCTGCACCTGCACCCGCTCAACCTGTGCCTGGGCGAAGCCCGCGCCGCCCACAGCCTGGGTGCGCTGATCTTCGAGAACTCCGAGGTGCTGGACATCGTCCACGGCCCACGCCCGGCAGTCGTTACCGCCCACGGCCGGGTCGAAGCGCGCCAGGTGATGCTGGCCGGCGACGTCTACCACAAGCTGGAAAAGCGCCAGCTCAAGGGCAAGATCTTCCCGGCCATGGGCGGCATCGTCACCACTGCCCCGCTGGGCGAACTGGCGGAGCAGATCAACCCGCAGGAC from Pseudomonas putida encodes:
- a CDS encoding NAD(P)/FAD-dependent oxidoreductase codes for the protein MNAALHNGPAQRAPSYYSASLNDHTEYPQLKGTVQVDVAIIGGGFTGVATAVELAERGLKVAIVETNRIGWGASGRNGGQVTGSLSGDEAMRTQMRNHLGAEVDDFIWHLRWRGHQVIEQRVERYGIDCDLKRGHLHAAMKPSHMEELRSFQAEAERRGMGDQVQLLDRNGVAGHLQSPLYLGALKNLRNLHLHPLNLCLGEARAAHSLGALIFENSEVLDIVHGPRPAVVTAHGRVEARQVMLAGDVYHKLEKRQLKGKIFPAMGGIVTTAPLGELAEQINPQDLAVYDCRFVLDYYRLTADKRLLFGGGANYSGKDSRDIEGELRPCIERTFPALKGVPIEFQWSCAMGIVVNRIPQLGKLSDNVWYCQGYSGHGIATSHIMGEIMAEALTGTLEKFDTFAQCKHVRVPMGDLLGNPLLAAGMWYYQMLEKLR